In Sodalis ligni, a single genomic region encodes these proteins:
- the rpsN gene encoding 30S ribosomal protein S14: MAKQSMKAREVKRVKLAEKYFAKRAELKTIISSVNSSDEERWDAVLKLQTLPRDSSPSRQRNRCRQTGRPHAFLRKFGLSRIKVRETAMRGEIPGLRKASW; encoded by the coding sequence ATGGCTAAGCAATCCATGAAAGCACGCGAAGTCAAGCGCGTGAAATTAGCTGAAAAATACTTCGCAAAACGCGCTGAACTTAAAACCATCATCTCGAGCGTGAATTCTTCTGATGAAGAGCGTTGGGATGCGGTTCTCAAGCTGCAGACTCTGCCGCGTGATTCCAGCCCGTCTCGTCAGCGTAACCGCTGCCGCCAAACTGGTCGTCCGCACGCTTTCCTGCGGAAATTCGGGTTGAGCCGTATCAAGGTCCGTGAAACTGCCATGCGTGGTGAGATCCCGGGTCTGAGAAAGGCTAGCTGGTAA
- the rpmD gene encoding 50S ribosomal protein L30, producing MAQTIKITQTRSSIGRLPKHRATLVGLGLRRIGHTVEREDTPAIRGMVNLVSYMVKVEE from the coding sequence ATGGCACAGACTATTAAAATAACACAGACTCGCAGTTCCATCGGTCGTCTGCCGAAACACAGGGCAACTCTGGTTGGCTTGGGCCTGCGTCGCATTGGTCACACCGTTGAGCGCGAGGATACTCCTGCGATTCGCGGTATGGTCAATTTGGTTTCCTACATGGTCAAAGTTGAGGAGTAA
- the rplP gene encoding 50S ribosomal protein L16, giving the protein MLQPKRTKFRKMHKGRNRGLAAGTDISFGTFGLKAVGRGRLTARQIEAARRAMTRAVKRQGKIWIRIFPDKPITEKPLEVRMGKGKGNVEYWVALIQPGKVLYEMDGVPEEVAREAFQLAAAKLPIKTTFVTKTVM; this is encoded by the coding sequence ATGTTACAACCAAAGCGTACAAAATTCCGTAAGATGCACAAGGGCCGCAACCGTGGTCTGGCTGCGGGCACGGATATTAGCTTCGGTACTTTCGGTCTGAAAGCTGTTGGCCGTGGTCGTCTGACTGCTCGTCAAATCGAAGCTGCGCGTCGTGCAATGACGCGTGCAGTTAAGCGTCAAGGTAAGATCTGGATCCGTATTTTCCCGGACAAACCGATCACCGAAAAGCCGCTTGAAGTGCGTATGGGTAAAGGTAAAGGTAACGTAGAGTATTGGGTTGCCTTGATTCAACCGGGTAAAGTCCTGTATGAAATGGACGGTGTTCCGGAAGAAGTTGCCCGCGAAGCATTTCAGCTGGCAGCAGCGAAACTGCCGATTAAAACCACCTTTGTAACTAAGACGGTGATGTAA
- the rpsC gene encoding 30S ribosomal protein S3, whose product MGQKVHPNGIRLGIVKPWNSTWYANTKEFADNLDSDFKVRQFLNKELESASVSRIVIERPAKSIRVTIHTARPGIVIGKKGEDVEKLRKVVADIAGVPAQINIAEIKKPELDAILVAKGIAQQLKKRVMFRRAMKRAVQNAMRLGAKGIKVEVSGRLGGAEIARTEWYREGRVPLHTLRADIDYGFAEAHTTYGVIGVKVWIFKGEILGGMAAVEQPEKPAAQPKKQQRKGRK is encoded by the coding sequence ATGGGTCAGAAAGTACATCCTAATGGTATTCGCCTTGGTATTGTTAAACCATGGAATTCCACCTGGTATGCGAATACTAAAGAATTCGCTGACAACCTGGACAGCGACTTTAAGGTTCGTCAATTCCTGAATAAGGAATTGGAATCCGCTTCCGTTTCTCGCATCGTTATCGAGCGCCCGGCTAAAAGCATTCGTGTGACTATTCACACCGCACGTCCGGGCATCGTTATCGGCAAGAAAGGTGAAGATGTCGAAAAACTGCGTAAGGTCGTGGCGGATATCGCCGGCGTTCCCGCGCAGATCAATATTGCCGAAATCAAAAAACCGGAACTGGACGCAATCCTAGTCGCTAAGGGCATTGCTCAGCAGCTGAAAAAGCGTGTTATGTTCCGTCGCGCTATGAAGCGTGCTGTACAGAACGCCATGCGTTTGGGCGCTAAGGGTATCAAAGTTGAAGTCAGCGGTCGTCTTGGCGGCGCTGAAATCGCACGTACCGAATGGTATCGCGAAGGTCGCGTTCCGCTGCACACGCTGCGTGCGGATATCGACTATGGCTTTGCCGAAGCGCACACCACTTATGGTGTTATCGGTGTAAAAGTGTGGATCTTCAAAGGTGAGATTCTGGGTGGTATGGCTGCCGTTGAACAACCGGAAAAACCGGCTGCTCAACCTAAAAAGCAGCAGCGTAAAGGCCGCAAGTAA
- the rplB gene encoding 50S ribosomal protein L2: MAIVKCKPTSPGRRHVVKVVNPELHKGKPYGPLVEKLTKSGGRNNNGRITTRHIGGGHKQQYRIVDFKRDKDGIPAIVERLEYDPNRSANIALVLYKDGERRYVLAPKGLKAGDQIQSGVDAAIKAGNTLPMRNIPVGSTVHNVEMKPGKGGQLARSAGAYVQIVARDGAYVTLRLRSGEMRKVQSECRATMGEVGNAEHMLRVLGKAGATRWRGIRPTVRGTAMNPVDHPHGGGEGRNFGKHPVSPWGLQTKGKKTRSNKRTDKFIVRRRSK; the protein is encoded by the coding sequence ATGGCAATTGTTAAATGTAAACCGACATCTCCGGGTCGTCGCCACGTAGTTAAAGTGGTCAACCCTGAGCTGCACAAGGGCAAGCCTTACGGCCCGTTGGTGGAAAAACTCACTAAATCCGGTGGACGCAACAACAATGGCCGTATCACTACGCGCCATATCGGTGGTGGTCATAAACAACAGTACCGTATTGTCGACTTTAAACGTGATAAAGACGGTATCCCGGCAATCGTAGAGCGCCTGGAATATGATCCGAACCGTTCCGCCAACATCGCCTTGGTTTTATACAAAGACGGTGAACGTCGTTACGTGCTGGCGCCGAAAGGCCTGAAAGCCGGCGATCAAATACAATCTGGCGTCGATGCGGCCATCAAAGCCGGCAACACGCTGCCGATGCGCAATATCCCGGTGGGTTCCACTGTCCATAATGTGGAAATGAAACCGGGTAAAGGCGGTCAATTGGCACGTTCAGCCGGCGCCTATGTTCAGATCGTTGCTCGTGACGGCGCTTATGTCACGCTGCGTCTTCGCTCCGGCGAAATGCGCAAGGTACAGTCTGAATGCCGGGCGACCATGGGTGAAGTAGGTAATGCCGAACACATGTTGCGAGTACTGGGTAAAGCCGGTGCAACACGTTGGCGCGGTATTCGTCCGACCGTTCGCGGTACGGCGATGAACCCGGTGGATCACCCGCATGGTGGTGGTGAAGGTCGTAACTTTGGTAAGCATCCGGTCAGTCCGTGGGGCCTGCAGACCAAAGGTAAGAAGACCCGCAGTAATAAGCGTACTGATAAGTTCATCGTACGTCGCCGTAGTAAATAA
- the rpsQ gene encoding 30S ribosomal protein S17, with the protein MSDKIRTLQGRVVSDKMEKSIVVAIERFVKHPIYGKFIKRTTKLHVHDETNVSAIGDIVEISECRPISKTKSWTLVRVVEKAIL; encoded by the coding sequence ATGAGTGACAAGATCCGTACTCTGCAAGGTCGTGTGGTCAGCGACAAAATGGAGAAATCCATCGTTGTTGCCATCGAACGTTTTGTGAAACACCCGATTTACGGCAAATTCATCAAGCGCACGACCAAGCTGCACGTACACGACGAGACCAATGTGAGCGCAATCGGCGACATCGTTGAAATCAGCGAATGCCGTCCGATTTCCAAGACCAAGTCTTGGACACTTGTTCGCGTTGTAGAGAAAGCGATTCTGTAA
- the rplF gene encoding 50S ribosomal protein L6, giving the protein MSRVAKAHVVVPAGVEIKLDGQNITIKGKNGELSRTIHDAVHVNYADNNLTFLPREGEANGWALAGTTRALLHAMIVGVTEGFTKKLQLVGVGYRAAVKGNVVNLALGYSHPIDHVLPAGITAECPSQTEIVLKGADKQAVGQIAADLRAYRRPEPYKGKGVRYADEVVRTKEAKKK; this is encoded by the coding sequence ATGTCTCGTGTTGCAAAAGCACATGTCGTAGTTCCTGCCGGCGTAGAGATAAAACTCGACGGTCAGAACATTACGATCAAAGGTAAAAACGGCGAGCTGAGCCGTACTATCCACGACGCAGTTCATGTCAACTATGCGGACAATAACCTGACGTTTCTGCCCCGTGAAGGCGAAGCGAACGGTTGGGCCCTGGCGGGTACGACCCGTGCACTGTTGCATGCAATGATTGTCGGTGTTACTGAAGGCTTCACCAAGAAGCTGCAGCTGGTAGGCGTAGGTTATCGCGCCGCGGTAAAAGGCAATGTGGTGAATTTGGCCCTTGGCTATTCACACCCCATTGACCATGTTTTACCGGCAGGCATCACCGCTGAATGTCCAAGCCAGACTGAAATCGTGCTGAAAGGCGCTGATAAGCAGGCTGTTGGGCAGATCGCGGCTGATTTGCGGGCCTATCGTCGTCCTGAGCCCTACAAAGGCAAGGGTGTCCGTTACGCCGACGAAGTCGTGCGTACCAAAGAGGCTAAGAAAAAGTAA
- the rpsS gene encoding 30S ribosomal protein S19 translates to MPRSLKKGPFIDLHLLKKVEKAVESGDKKPIRTWSRRSTIFPTMIGLTIAVHNGRQHVPVFVSDEMVGHKLGEFAPTRTYRGHAADRKAKKR, encoded by the coding sequence ATGCCACGTTCTCTCAAGAAAGGTCCATTCATAGACCTGCACTTGCTGAAGAAGGTAGAGAAAGCGGTGGAAAGCGGTGACAAGAAGCCTATACGCACTTGGTCCCGTCGTTCAACGATCTTTCCAACAATGATCGGTTTGACCATCGCTGTCCATAATGGTCGTCAGCACGTACCGGTGTTTGTTTCCGATGAAATGGTCGGTCATAAACTGGGTGAATTCGCGCCGACGCGTACTTATCGCGGTCATGCGGCCGATAGAAAGGCTAAAAAACGCTAA
- the rplX gene encoding 50S ribosomal protein L24, producing MAAKIRRDDEVIVLTGKDKGKRGKVKNVLSTGKAIVEGINLVKKHQKPVPATNQPGGIVEQEAAIQLSNIAIFNGAANKADRVGFKIEDGKKVRIFKSNGETIK from the coding sequence ATGGCAGCGAAAATCCGTCGTGATGACGAAGTTATCGTGCTGACCGGCAAAGATAAAGGTAAGCGCGGTAAAGTAAAGAATGTTCTGTCTACGGGCAAGGCCATTGTTGAAGGTATAAACCTGGTTAAGAAACATCAAAAACCAGTTCCGGCTACGAACCAGCCGGGCGGCATCGTTGAACAGGAAGCGGCAATTCAGCTTTCCAACATTGCCATCTTCAACGGGGCTGCCAACAAGGCGGACCGTGTAGGCTTTAAGATTGAAGACGGCAAAAAAGTCCGTATTTTCAAATCTAACGGCGAAACTATTAAGTAA
- the rplC gene encoding 50S ribosomal protein L3 → MKGLVGRKVGMTRIFTEDGVSIPVTVIEIEANRVTQVKDLDNDGYRAIQVTTGTKKANRVTKPEAGHFAKAGVEAGRGLWEFRVEDVEDIAAGQSISVELFADVKKVDVTGTSKGKGFAGVTKRWNFRTQDATHGNSLSHRGHGSIGMNQTPGKVFKGKKMAGQMGNERVTVLSLDVVRVDVERNLLLVKGAVPGATGGDLIVKPAVKA, encoded by the coding sequence ATGAAGGGTTTAGTCGGTCGTAAAGTGGGCATGACTCGCATCTTCACCGAAGATGGCGTTTCTATCCCGGTAACCGTTATCGAAATCGAAGCAAACCGCGTTACCCAGGTCAAAGATCTGGACAACGACGGATATCGCGCTATTCAGGTCACGACAGGCACTAAAAAAGCCAACCGTGTCACCAAGCCTGAAGCCGGCCACTTTGCCAAGGCTGGTGTAGAAGCCGGCCGCGGCCTGTGGGAATTCCGCGTCGAAGACGTTGAAGATATTGCCGCCGGTCAAAGCATCAGCGTTGAACTGTTTGCCGATGTTAAAAAAGTAGACGTTACCGGTACCTCCAAAGGTAAAGGATTCGCAGGCGTGACCAAGCGCTGGAACTTCCGTACCCAGGATGCTACCCATGGTAACTCCTTGTCCCACCGCGGCCATGGTTCAATCGGTATGAACCAGACGCCGGGTAAAGTATTCAAGGGCAAGAAAATGGCAGGTCAGATGGGCAATGAGCGCGTCACCGTTCTCAGCCTGGACGTAGTGCGTGTTGACGTTGAGCGCAACCTGCTGCTGGTCAAAGGTGCTGTCCCGGGAGCTACCGGCGGTGACCTGATCGTTAAACCGGCTGTCAAGGCGTAA
- the rplR gene encoding 50S ribosomal protein L18, whose translation MDKKAARIRRATRARRKLHELGATRLVIHRTPRHIYAQVIAPNGAEVLVAASTLEKAIAEQLKGTGNKDAASAVGKTIAERALEKGIKVVAFDRSGFQYHGRVQALADAAREAGLQF comes from the coding sequence ATGGATAAGAAAGCAGCTCGTATCCGTCGTGCGACCCGCGCACGCCGCAAGCTCCACGAACTGGGCGCAACTCGCCTGGTTATACATCGTACCCCGCGCCATATTTATGCGCAGGTCATTGCCCCGAATGGTGCTGAAGTATTGGTGGCCGCTTCTACTTTAGAAAAAGCCATCGCGGAGCAATTAAAGGGTACCGGTAACAAAGACGCCGCCAGCGCCGTGGGTAAAACCATCGCCGAACGCGCTTTGGAAAAAGGCATCAAGGTTGTGGCCTTTGATCGTTCCGGATTCCAATATCATGGTCGTGTCCAGGCACTGGCAGATGCTGCCCGTGAAGCTGGCCTTCAGTTCTAA
- the rplO gene encoding 50S ribosomal protein L15, with translation MRLNTLSPAEGSKHAPRRVGRGIGSGLGKTGGRGVKGQKSRSGGGVRRGFEGGQMPLYRRLPKFGFTSRKAAITAEIRLSELAKVDGEVIDLNTLKAANVVGTQIEFAKVMLSGEINRAVTLRGLRVTKGARAAIEAAGGKIEE, from the coding sequence ATGCGCTTAAATACTCTGTCTCCGGCTGAGGGTTCCAAACACGCGCCAAGGCGTGTTGGCCGTGGCATCGGTTCCGGTCTGGGTAAAACTGGCGGACGCGGTGTCAAAGGTCAGAAATCTCGTTCTGGCGGTGGCGTGCGTCGCGGTTTCGAAGGCGGCCAGATGCCATTGTACCGTCGTCTGCCGAAATTCGGCTTCACTTCGCGCAAAGCAGCAATTACGGCGGAAATTCGCCTGTCCGAGCTGGCGAAGGTAGACGGTGAGGTTATCGATCTGAATACGCTTAAAGCCGCTAACGTTGTTGGCACCCAGATTGAGTTCGCGAAAGTCATGCTTTCCGGCGAAATCAATCGCGCAGTAACCCTGCGCGGTCTGCGTGTCACCAAAGGCGCTCGTGCTGCAATCGAAGCCGCCGGCGGTAAAATTGAGGAATAA
- the rpmC gene encoding 50S ribosomal protein L29 — MKAKELREKSVEELNAELLNLLREQFNLRMQAASGQLQQSHLLLQVRRNVARVKTLLTEKAGA; from the coding sequence ATGAAAGCAAAAGAGCTGCGTGAAAAAAGCGTTGAAGAGTTGAACGCCGAGCTGCTGAATCTTCTGCGTGAGCAGTTTAACCTGCGCATGCAGGCGGCAAGCGGGCAACTGCAACAGTCTCATCTGTTGTTGCAAGTGCGTCGCAATGTTGCGCGCGTGAAAACCTTATTGACTGAGAAGGCGGGTGCGTAA
- the rplN gene encoding 50S ribosomal protein L14: MIQEQTMLNVADNSGARRVMCIKVLGGSHRRYAGVGDIIKITIKEAIPRGKVKKGDVLKAVVVRTKKGVRRPDGSVVRFDGNACVLLNNNSEQPIGTRIFGPVTRELRTEKFMKIISLAPEVL, encoded by the coding sequence ATGATCCAAGAACAGACTATGCTGAACGTGGCCGACAACTCCGGCGCGCGTCGCGTAATGTGTATCAAGGTTCTAGGTGGCTCGCACCGTCGCTACGCAGGCGTCGGCGACATCATCAAAATTACCATCAAGGAAGCAATTCCGCGTGGCAAAGTAAAAAAAGGTGATGTCCTGAAGGCGGTAGTGGTGCGCACCAAGAAGGGTGTCCGTCGCCCTGACGGTTCTGTCGTTCGCTTCGATGGTAATGCTTGTGTTTTGTTGAATAACAATAGTGAGCAACCTATCGGTACGCGTATTTTTGGGCCGGTGACTCGTGAACTGCGTACCGAAAAGTTCATGAAAATTATTTCTCTGGCACCTGAAGTACTTTAA
- the rpsE gene encoding 30S ribosomal protein S5: MSQHTEKQAGELQEKLIAVNRVSKTVKGGRIFSFTALTVVGDGNGRVGFGYGKAREVPAAIQKAMEKARRNMLNVALNSGTLQHPVKGAHTGSRVFMQPASQGTGIIAGGAMRAVLEVAGVHNVLAKTYGSTNPINVVRATIDALANMKSPEMVAAKRGKSVEEILG, encoded by the coding sequence ATGTCACAACACACTGAGAAGCAAGCTGGCGAACTGCAGGAAAAGCTGATCGCGGTAAATCGCGTATCCAAAACCGTAAAAGGTGGCCGTATTTTCAGTTTTACCGCTCTGACAGTTGTCGGTGACGGTAACGGTCGCGTAGGTTTTGGTTACGGCAAGGCACGCGAAGTTCCGGCAGCAATCCAGAAAGCGATGGAGAAAGCCCGTCGCAATATGTTGAATGTCGCGCTGAACAGCGGCACCCTGCAGCATCCTGTCAAAGGTGCTCACACGGGGTCGCGGGTGTTCATGCAGCCGGCTTCCCAAGGTACCGGTATTATCGCCGGTGGTGCTATGCGCGCCGTCCTTGAAGTCGCAGGAGTTCACAACGTGTTAGCAAAAACATATGGTTCCACCAACCCGATTAACGTGGTTCGTGCAACTATCGATGCGCTCGCTAACATGAAGTCTCCCGAAATGGTCGCTGCCAAGCGTGGTAAATCCGTTGAAGAAATTCTGGGGTAA
- the rplE gene encoding 50S ribosomal protein L5 — MAKLHDYYKDEVVEKLMKKFGYHSVMQVPRVEKITLNMGVGEAIADKKLLDNAATDLAAISGQKPLITKARRSVAGFKIRQGYPIGCKVTLRGERMWEFFERLITIAVPRIRDFRGLSTKSFDGRGNYSMGVREQIIFPEIDYDKVDRVRGLDITITTTALSDDEGRALLDAFNFPFRK, encoded by the coding sequence ATGGCGAAACTGCATGATTACTACAAAGACGAAGTAGTCGAAAAGCTAATGAAGAAATTCGGCTATCATTCTGTCATGCAAGTCCCTCGGGTCGAGAAGATCACCCTGAACATGGGTGTGGGTGAAGCGATTGCTGATAAAAAATTGCTGGATAATGCTGCTACCGATTTAGCAGCGATTTCTGGTCAAAAACCGCTTATCACCAAGGCGCGCAGATCCGTTGCGGGCTTCAAAATCCGTCAGGGCTATCCGATCGGCTGTAAAGTAACCCTGCGTGGTGAACGCATGTGGGAGTTCTTTGAGCGACTGATAACCATTGCTGTGCCGCGTATCCGTGACTTCCGTGGCCTGTCCACCAAGTCATTCGATGGCCGTGGCAACTACAGCATGGGCGTGCGTGAGCAGATCATCTTCCCGGAAATCGATTATGACAAAGTCGATCGCGTTCGTGGTTTGGATATTACCATCACCACTACAGCGTTATCCGATGATGAAGGTCGTGCACTATTGGACGCCTTTAACTTCCCATTCCGCAAGTAA
- the rpsH gene encoding 30S ribosomal protein S8, with protein sequence MSMQDPIADMLTRIRNGQTANKTAVSMPSSKLKVAIAHLLKEEGFIEDYKIEGDTKPTLELELKYFQGKPVVETIQRISRPGLRIYKKKDALPKVMAGLGIAVVSTSKGVMTDRAARQAGLGGEIICYVA encoded by the coding sequence ATGAGCATGCAAGATCCGATCGCGGATATGCTGACCCGTATCCGCAACGGTCAAACCGCGAACAAAACAGCGGTCTCCATGCCTTCCTCCAAGCTTAAAGTGGCAATCGCCCATTTGCTGAAAGAAGAAGGCTTTATTGAAGATTATAAAATTGAAGGCGACACCAAGCCTACATTGGAACTTGAACTCAAGTACTTCCAAGGTAAGCCGGTGGTAGAAACCATTCAGCGTATCAGCCGCCCTGGTCTGCGTATCTATAAGAAAAAAGATGCGCTGCCGAAAGTTATGGCCGGTTTGGGTATCGCGGTTGTTTCCACCTCTAAAGGTGTCATGACTGATCGTGCGGCTCGCCAGGCTGGTCTTGGTGGCGAGATTATCTGCTACGTAGCTTAA
- the rplV gene encoding 50S ribosomal protein L22, which translates to METIAQHRHARSSAQKVRLVADLIRGKKVSQALEVLTYTNKKAAGLVKKVLESAIANAEHNDGADIDDLKVAKIFVDAGPSMKRIMPRAKGRADRILKRTSHITVVVSDR; encoded by the coding sequence ATGGAAACTATCGCTCAACATCGCCACGCTCGTTCTTCTGCTCAGAAGGTTCGCCTGGTGGCTGACCTGATCCGCGGTAAGAAAGTGTCGCAAGCTCTGGAAGTTTTGACCTACACCAACAAGAAAGCTGCTGGCCTGGTTAAAAAAGTACTGGAGTCTGCCATTGCTAACGCTGAACACAACGATGGCGCAGATATCGATGATCTGAAAGTCGCGAAGATTTTCGTCGACGCCGGCCCCAGCATGAAGCGTATCATGCCTCGTGCAAAAGGTCGGGCGGATCGCATCCTGAAGCGCACCAGCCACATTACTGTGGTTGTGTCCGATCGCTGA
- the rplD gene encoding 50S ribosomal protein L4 — translation MELVLKDAQSALTVSETTFGRDFNEALVHQVVVAYAAGARQGTRAQKTRAEVTGSGKKPWRQKGTGRARSGDIASPIWRSGGVTFAAKPQDHSQKVNKKMYRGALKSILSELVRQERLIVVESFSVEAPKTRLLVQKLKDMSLTDVLIITGELDENLFLAARNLYKVDVRDVAGIDPVSLIAFDKVVMTADAVKQVEEMLA, via the coding sequence ATGGAATTGGTATTGAAAGACGCGCAAAGCGCGCTGACTGTTTCCGAAACTACCTTCGGGCGTGACTTCAATGAAGCGCTGGTACACCAGGTTGTTGTTGCTTACGCAGCAGGTGCCCGTCAAGGTACTCGCGCTCAGAAGACCCGTGCCGAAGTAACTGGTTCCGGTAAAAAACCCTGGCGTCAGAAAGGTACCGGCCGCGCACGTTCAGGTGATATCGCAAGCCCGATCTGGCGTTCCGGTGGTGTGACTTTTGCAGCCAAGCCGCAGGATCACAGTCAAAAGGTTAACAAGAAAATGTACCGTGGGGCGCTGAAAAGCATCCTGTCGGAACTGGTGCGTCAAGAACGTCTGATTGTTGTTGAATCATTTTCTGTCGAGGCGCCTAAAACCAGGCTGCTGGTTCAGAAACTGAAAGACATGTCGCTCACGGATGTGCTGATCATTACCGGCGAACTCGATGAAAATCTGTTCCTGGCCGCGCGCAACCTCTACAAAGTAGACGTTCGCGATGTCGCAGGTATCGATCCGGTTAGCTTGATCGCCTTCGACAAAGTCGTTATGACGGCTGACGCTGTGAAGCAAGTTGAGGAGATGCTGGCATGA
- the rplW gene encoding 50S ribosomal protein L23, with the protein MIREERLLKVLRAPHVSEKASAAMEKHNTIVLKVAIEATKAEIKAAVHKLFEVEVTDVRTLVVKGKTKRHGQRIGRRSDWKKAYVTLKEGQNMDFIGGAE; encoded by the coding sequence ATGATTCGTGAAGAACGTTTGCTGAAAGTATTGCGCGCGCCGCACGTTTCTGAAAAAGCGTCTGCAGCGATGGAAAAGCACAACACCATCGTTCTCAAGGTAGCTATAGAAGCGACCAAAGCAGAAATAAAAGCCGCCGTGCACAAACTGTTTGAAGTCGAAGTCACTGATGTTCGCACCCTGGTCGTTAAAGGGAAAACGAAGCGTCATGGACAGCGTATCGGTCGTCGTAGTGACTGGAAAAAAGCTTACGTCACCCTGAAAGAAGGCCAGAACATGGACTTCATCGGCGGCGCAGAGTAA
- the rpsJ gene encoding 30S ribosomal protein S10, with product MQNQRIRIRLKAFDHRLIDQSTAEIVETAKRTGAQVRGPIPLPTRKERFTVLISPHVNKDARDQYEIRTHKRLVDIVEPTEKTVDALMRLDLAAGVDVQISLG from the coding sequence ATGCAGAACCAAAGAATCCGTATCCGTTTGAAAGCGTTTGATCATCGTTTGATCGATCAATCAACCGCGGAAATCGTCGAGACTGCCAAACGTACCGGTGCTCAGGTACGGGGTCCGATCCCGCTGCCGACACGCAAAGAGCGCTTTACCGTTCTGATTTCTCCGCACGTCAATAAAGATGCGCGCGATCAATACGAAATCCGCACTCACAAGCGTCTGGTTGACATCGTTGAGCCAACCGAAAAAACCGTTGATGCGCTGATGCGTCTGGACCTGGCTGCTGGTGTTGATGTGCAGATCAGCCTGGGTTAA